A single region of the Acidobacteriota bacterium genome encodes:
- the uvrA gene encoding excinuclease ABC subunit UvrA, with translation MNGEDHDGAWIRIAGARQNNLKNIDLRIPINRLTVITGVSGSGKSSLAFDTLYAEGQRRYVESLSAYARQFLERIRKPLVRKIDGLSPAIAIRQKTVSRNPRSTVGTVTEIYDHLRLVYARIGTLVCRGCGRQVKRDTVEQVVLQLLRLPEGTRLFLCFSLSGSILQPEPGAPLTELAGPLMKQGFHRLVLEDAGRLRVVQVQDGLPATDLSNARVLVDRVVVRDTARQRLRDSLETCFHQGGGAARISILSNDGRSADRELEFTQRLECQYCRISYRVPEPRLFSFNNPYGACPTCHGFGSTITLDPDLIIPDPARTLAEGPVDPFNKPRYRRFGRKLQEYALREGIPLDVPYQDLSETVRRRIWDGSDGFPGVKGFFAYLERKKYKMHIRILISRYRGYTRCPDCSGERLCQEARDVQLGGRRISRLTSMPIQEIQKFFRRLRLNESQRAVADSLLREIRQRLDFLMKVGLDYLTLDRITSTLSGGEMQRIQLAAALGSSLTGTLYVLDEPSVGLHPRDTRRLISILRNLRDLGNTIVVVEHEREMIESADQVVDLGPGPGEHGGHVVYSGGVDSLRTAADSLTAQYLRGERRVPTPFYRRSCGDRFVTVRGARQHNLKNLDVRLPLGLMVCITGVSGSGKSTLVGDVIYAGLKKQKSQWKGEVGKFDRIEGAELVEEILLVDQSPIGKSPRSNPVTYLKAFDEIRQIFASQRASQRQNLRPGHFSFNIPGGRCETCDGVGFSTVNMQFLADVELTCEDCRGTRYKSTILEIGYRGKNIAEVLGLTVTEALEFFRPFPRLSKKLKVLEDVGLGYVKLGQPSTTLSGGEAQRIKLASYLAKSTRSDSIFILDEPTTGLHFDDIQKLLRALDRLISKQATVVIIEHNMDVIRSADWVIDLGPEGGDKGGHLVAEGTPETIARTDGSYTGRFLRQALERA, from the coding sequence ATGAATGGCGAAGACCACGACGGCGCCTGGATCCGAATTGCGGGTGCGCGCCAGAACAATCTGAAGAACATCGATCTTCGGATCCCCATCAACCGGCTCACGGTGATTACCGGAGTCAGCGGATCGGGCAAGTCTTCGCTGGCATTCGACACCTTGTATGCCGAAGGCCAGCGCCGCTACGTGGAGTCTCTGTCGGCGTACGCCCGCCAGTTCCTGGAACGGATCCGCAAACCCTTGGTCCGGAAGATCGACGGGCTCAGTCCCGCCATCGCCATACGGCAGAAGACGGTCTCCCGAAACCCCAGATCGACGGTGGGAACCGTCACCGAGATCTACGACCATCTGCGTCTCGTCTATGCCCGGATCGGCACTCTGGTCTGCCGCGGATGCGGCCGCCAGGTGAAACGCGACACCGTGGAACAGGTGGTCCTCCAGTTGCTTCGGCTACCGGAAGGGACCCGGCTGTTTCTCTGTTTTTCCTTGTCCGGGTCGATCCTGCAGCCGGAACCGGGCGCGCCCTTGACGGAACTGGCCGGCCCCCTGATGAAGCAGGGGTTTCATCGCCTCGTGCTGGAAGACGCGGGACGCCTCCGGGTGGTCCAGGTCCAGGACGGACTGCCGGCCACAGATCTTTCGAACGCCCGGGTCCTGGTCGATCGAGTTGTGGTCCGGGACACTGCGCGCCAGCGATTGCGCGATTCCCTGGAGACCTGTTTTCACCAGGGTGGAGGGGCTGCCCGGATCTCGATCCTTTCCAATGACGGCCGGAGCGCCGACCGGGAACTGGAGTTCACCCAACGGTTGGAGTGCCAGTACTGCCGGATCTCCTACCGGGTTCCGGAACCCCGGCTCTTCTCCTTCAACAATCCCTATGGGGCCTGTCCAACCTGCCATGGCTTCGGGAGCACCATCACCCTGGATCCGGACCTCATCATTCCGGACCCGGCGAGGACGCTGGCCGAGGGACCCGTAGACCCCTTCAACAAGCCGCGCTATCGAAGATTCGGCCGGAAGCTGCAGGAGTACGCGCTTCGAGAGGGCATCCCGTTGGACGTCCCCTACCAGGATCTGTCCGAGACGGTTCGGCGCCGGATCTGGGACGGAAGCGACGGCTTTCCCGGAGTCAAGGGGTTTTTCGCCTACCTGGAACGGAAGAAGTACAAGATGCACATCCGGATCCTGATCAGCCGATACCGGGGATACACCCGGTGCCCCGACTGTTCGGGAGAACGCCTCTGCCAGGAGGCGAGGGACGTTCAACTGGGAGGGCGCCGCATCTCCCGGCTCACCTCCATGCCGATTCAGGAAATCCAGAAATTCTTTCGCCGGCTCCGCCTGAATGAGAGCCAGCGGGCAGTGGCGGATTCCCTGCTCCGAGAGATCCGGCAACGACTCGACTTTCTGATGAAGGTGGGACTCGACTATCTGACCCTGGACCGCATCACCAGCACCCTGAGCGGAGGAGAAATGCAGCGGATCCAGTTGGCCGCCGCCTTGGGTTCGTCCCTGACCGGAACCCTCTACGTGCTGGATGAACCCTCCGTGGGACTCCATCCCAGAGACACGCGGCGCCTCATCTCCATCCTGAGAAATCTGCGGGATCTGGGCAACACCATCGTGGTGGTCGAGCACGAACGGGAAATGATCGAATCGGCGGATCAGGTGGTGGACCTGGGCCCGGGGCCGGGGGAGCATGGCGGACACGTGGTCTACAGCGGCGGCGTGGACTCCCTGCGGACCGCCGCCGACTCCCTGACGGCGCAGTACCTCCGCGGCGAGCGCCGGGTCCCCACACCGTTCTACCGGCGTTCCTGCGGCGACCGGTTCGTGACCGTCCGTGGAGCCCGCCAGCACAATCTGAAAAATTTGGATGTGCGCCTGCCCCTGGGACTGATGGTCTGCATCACGGGAGTCTCAGGGTCCGGAAAATCGACCCTGGTGGGGGACGTGATCTACGCCGGCCTCAAGAAACAGAAGTCTCAATGGAAGGGCGAGGTGGGAAAGTTCGACCGCATCGAAGGCGCCGAACTGGTGGAGGAGATCCTCCTGGTGGACCAGTCGCCCATCGGGAAATCGCCGCGCTCCAACCCCGTCACCTATCTCAAGGCGTTCGACGAGATTCGCCAGATCTTCGCGTCGCAGCGGGCTTCGCAGCGGCAGAACCTCCGTCCCGGCCACTTCTCCTTCAACATACCGGGAGGCCGCTGCGAGACCTGTGACGGAGTGGGCTTCTCAACGGTGAACATGCAGTTCCTGGCCGACGTGGAGCTGACCTGTGAAGACTGCCGCGGGACGCGATACAAGTCCACGATTCTGGAAATCGGCTACCGGGGCAAGAACATCGCCGAAGTGCTCGGCCTGACCGTGACTGAGGCTCTGGAGTTTTTCCGGCCGTTTCCCCGCCTTTCAAAAAAGCTCAAGGTGCTGGAAGACGTGGGCCTCGGATACGTAAAACTGGGCCAACCCTCCACCACTCTCTCCGGAGGGGAGGCGCAACGGATCAAGCTGGCTTCCTACCTGGCCAAGTCCACCCGGTCCGATTCGATCTTCATCCTGGACGAGCCGACCACCGGACTCCACTTCGACGACATCCAGAAGCTCCTGCGAGCTCTGGACCGGTTGATCTCGAAACAGGCCACCGTCGTGATTATCGAGCACAACATGGACGTGATCCGCAGCGCCGACTGGGTCATCGACCTCGGTCCCGAGGGAGGGGACAAGGGCGGGCACCTGGTGGCGGAGGGAACCCCCGAGACCATCGCCCGCACCGACGGATCCTATACCGGGCGATTTCTGA